A genomic stretch from Rhabdothermincola salaria includes:
- a CDS encoding alpha/beta hydrolase codes for MTDTDADANTDATPGSGEVARTDVAFSATDGTVLRGWLYLPATAADGPVPGVVMTHGFSATRRMGLAGFAEAFAATGLAVLVYDHRNLGDSDGEPRGELDPWAQMLDMRVALGWLADRAEVDADRLGLWGSSFSAGEALCVAAVDRRVRAVVANVPFAGIGDAADLDPEVARARFEGIRAALEGTVSPAVEVTPEGPVVREPGSDVPGFLDDADSAEWFLGRGPDAGWANRFTMRYATDVVFDPAVCAPRLDGTPVLMVVATDDRVAATAVALDTYERASEPKQLEMVEGHHFCAYDGPQHQRAAAVTADFLGRHLG; via the coding sequence GTGACCGACACCGACGCCGACGCGAACACCGACGCCACACCGGGGAGCGGTGAGGTGGCGCGCACCGACGTGGCCTTCAGTGCCACCGACGGCACGGTGCTGCGGGGGTGGCTGTACCTGCCGGCCACGGCGGCGGACGGTCCGGTGCCCGGGGTGGTGATGACGCACGGGTTCTCGGCCACCCGGCGCATGGGCCTGGCCGGCTTCGCCGAGGCGTTCGCGGCCACCGGGCTGGCCGTGCTGGTCTACGACCACCGCAACCTGGGCGACAGCGACGGCGAACCCCGAGGCGAGCTCGACCCCTGGGCCCAGATGCTCGACATGCGCGTCGCCCTCGGTTGGCTGGCCGACCGTGCCGAGGTCGACGCCGACCGCCTGGGCCTGTGGGGGTCGAGCTTCAGCGCCGGCGAGGCCCTGTGCGTGGCGGCCGTCGACCGGCGGGTGCGCGCCGTCGTGGCCAACGTGCCCTTCGCCGGCATCGGCGACGCCGCCGACCTCGACCCCGAGGTCGCCCGGGCTCGGTTCGAGGGCATCCGGGCCGCGCTCGAGGGCACGGTGTCGCCCGCCGTCGAGGTCACACCGGAGGGCCCGGTGGTGCGCGAGCCGGGGAGCGACGTGCCCGGCTTCCTCGACGACGCCGACTCCGCCGAGTGGTTCCTCGGTCGGGGACCCGACGCGGGGTGGGCGAACCGGTTCACCATGCGCTACGCCACCGACGTGGTGTTCGACCCGGCCGTGTGCGCCCCACGCCTCGACGGCACCCCCGTGCTGATGGTCGTGGCCACCGACGATCGGGTGGCGGCCACGGCTGTCGCCCTCGACACCTACGAGCGGGCGTCGGAGCCCAAGCAACTCGAGATGGTCGAGGGCCACCACTTCTGCGCCTACGACGGCCCCCAGCACCAGCGGGCGGCCGCCGTGACCGCCGACTTCCTGGGCCGTCACCTCGGCTGA
- a CDS encoding amidohydrolase family protein, giving the protein MTLELDPELFLPEPEPRPVRYTIISVDDHVVEPGYLFERYLPEGLQERGPQIVANANGQEVWHFEGQVFLQVGMNAIAGRRKETVKLEPSRFSEMRPGCYDIEARIRDMDIAGVWASLNFPSQITGFCGRVFFAAQDVEVGQACTRAWNDWLHDEWYSAYPTRIVPGGIAYLADPQAAAAEIRRNADRGFTAISFPERPHKIGLPSLWDRDHWRPIIEACVDTGTVICLHVGSSGVHEAPPGAPSLQLGATLFGSISLVSAAEWLWSGWAVEYPDLKIAMSEGGIGWVAMLLDRLDNIIDRSGYGLGWDVRPADVLQRNFWFCSLDDPSTIDTRHRIGVENIMVETDYPHGDGTWPDVQDVIHEAWGHIPDDELRMMCSENAAKLFRHPLPERTLP; this is encoded by the coding sequence ATGACCCTCGAACTCGACCCCGAGCTGTTCCTGCCCGAGCCCGAGCCCCGTCCGGTGCGCTACACGATCATCTCGGTCGACGATCACGTGGTCGAGCCCGGCTACCTGTTCGAGCGCTACCTGCCCGAGGGCCTCCAGGAGCGGGGACCCCAGATCGTGGCCAACGCCAACGGCCAGGAGGTCTGGCACTTCGAGGGCCAGGTCTTCCTCCAGGTGGGCATGAACGCCATCGCCGGCCGGCGCAAGGAGACCGTCAAGCTCGAGCCCTCCCGCTTCAGCGAGATGCGCCCGGGCTGCTACGACATCGAGGCCCGCATCCGCGACATGGACATCGCCGGGGTCTGGGCCAGCCTCAACTTCCCCTCCCAGATCACCGGGTTCTGCGGTCGGGTCTTCTTCGCCGCCCAGGACGTCGAGGTCGGCCAGGCGTGCACCCGGGCCTGGAACGACTGGCTCCACGACGAGTGGTACTCGGCGTACCCCACCCGCATCGTCCCCGGCGGCATCGCCTACCTGGCCGACCCTCAGGCGGCGGCCGCCGAGATCCGCCGCAACGCAGATCGCGGGTTCACGGCGATCAGCTTCCCCGAGCGGCCCCACAAGATCGGCCTTCCGTCGCTGTGGGACCGCGACCACTGGCGCCCCATCATCGAGGCCTGCGTCGACACCGGCACGGTCATCTGCCTGCACGTGGGCAGCTCGGGGGTGCACGAGGCGCCGCCGGGTGCTCCCAGCCTCCAGCTCGGCGCCACCCTCTTCGGCTCCATCTCGCTGGTGTCGGCCGCCGAGTGGCTGTGGTCGGGCTGGGCCGTCGAGTACCCGGACCTCAAGATCGCCATGAGCGAGGGCGGCATCGGCTGGGTGGCCATGCTGCTCGACCGCCTCGACAACATCATCGACCGCTCCGGGTACGGCCTGGGCTGGGACGTGCGCCCCGCCGACGTGCTGCAGCGCAACTTCTGGTTCTGCAGCCTCGACGACCCGAGCACCATCGACACCCGCCACCGCATCGGGGTCGAGAACATCATGGTGGAGACCGACTACCCCCACGGGGACGGCACCTGGCCCGACGTGCAGGACGTCATCCACGAGGCCTGGGGCCACATCCCCGACGACGAGCTGCGGATGATGTGCAGCGAGAACGCCGCGAAGCTCTTCCGCCACCCCCTGCCCGAGAGGACCCTCCCGTGA
- a CDS encoding amidohydrolase family protein, translating into MRAEDLILISVDDHICEPADMFEGHVPEKYRELTPVVRDEKDGAVQQWYYGDIRGRNLGLNAVAGKPPELYNVDALRYEHMRPGCYDVDERVRDMNAGGQLAGLNFPNWTGFAGQVLNQGPDADVNEVMIRAYNDWHIDTWCAAHPERFIPLGLVPYFDVERAVAEVQRLADKGCHAITFPENPEPLGHPSLHTDHWDRLFATCQDLGTVICMHIGSSGKSAFTSHDAPASVPMTLSGMSSAYAAGDLVWGNWWQRFPDLRFALSEGDIGWLPHFLQRADHVYKRHHGWTQAEMPEGRLPSEVFLERTYVCFIQDPVGAELIGHLDEDMVCWESDYPHSDSTWPNAPEFLMETIDAGLTQEQADKILHGNAMRAFQFDPFAVRPRERCTVAALRAESPDVDTVTHVGRRADERDLETWRTYAPPAPATAGSR; encoded by the coding sequence ATGCGTGCCGAGGATCTCATCCTGATCAGCGTCGACGACCACATCTGTGAGCCGGCTGACATGTTCGAGGGCCACGTGCCCGAGAAGTACCGGGAACTCACCCCCGTCGTGCGCGACGAGAAGGACGGGGCGGTGCAGCAGTGGTACTACGGCGACATCCGGGGGCGGAACCTCGGTCTGAACGCCGTGGCCGGCAAGCCGCCCGAGCTCTACAACGTCGACGCCCTGCGCTACGAGCACATGCGGCCGGGCTGCTACGACGTCGACGAGCGGGTGCGCGACATGAATGCCGGCGGACAGCTGGCCGGCCTCAACTTCCCCAACTGGACGGGTTTCGCCGGCCAGGTCCTCAACCAGGGACCCGACGCCGACGTCAACGAGGTCATGATCCGGGCCTACAACGACTGGCACATCGACACCTGGTGCGCGGCCCACCCCGAGCGCTTCATCCCCCTCGGCCTGGTGCCCTACTTCGACGTCGAGCGGGCGGTGGCCGAGGTGCAGCGCCTGGCCGACAAGGGCTGCCACGCCATCACCTTCCCCGAGAACCCCGAGCCGCTCGGGCACCCGTCGCTGCACACCGACCACTGGGACCGGCTCTTCGCCACCTGCCAGGACCTGGGCACGGTCATCTGCATGCACATCGGCTCGTCGGGCAAGAGCGCCTTCACCTCCCACGACGCGCCGGCCAGCGTGCCCATGACGCTCTCGGGCATGAGCTCGGCCTACGCCGCCGGCGACCTGGTCTGGGGGAACTGGTGGCAGCGCTTCCCCGACCTGCGCTTCGCCCTGTCCGAGGGCGACATCGGCTGGTTGCCCCACTTCCTGCAGCGGGCCGACCACGTCTACAAGCGCCACCACGGCTGGACCCAGGCCGAGATGCCCGAGGGCCGGCTGCCGTCGGAGGTCTTCCTCGAACGCACCTACGTGTGCTTCATCCAGGACCCGGTGGGCGCCGAGCTCATCGGGCACCTCGACGAGGACATGGTCTGCTGGGAGTCCGACTACCCGCACTCCGACTCGACCTGGCCCAACGCCCCCGAGTTCCTGATGGAGACCATCGACGCCGGGCTCACCCAGGAGCAGGCCGACAAGATCCTGCACGGCAACGCCATGCGGGCCTTCCAGTTCGACCCCTTCGCCGTCCGGCCCCGTGAGCGCTGCACCGTCGCCGCCCTGCGGGCCGAGTCGCCCGACGTGGACACCGTCACCCATGTCGGTCGCCGAGCCGACGAGCGCGACCTCGAGACCTGGCGCACCTACGCACCGCCGGCACCGGCCACCGCCGGCTCTCGCTGA
- a CDS encoding AMP-binding protein, whose product MAGDVWVSGEQTTIIELLEHRLETDPSSEYLDVCGTKVSAAEVHDTARRLATALADLGVTKGDRVATLIENSAEAMLAWWGIVWTGAIAVPVNTAYKGDYLRHQLHDSGATVLVVEADLADRAQRVAPDLPDLGHVVVIAAETPTMGSATVHTWADLLTADAAPPSVDIRPSDLGTFIYTGGTTGPSKGCMLSHNYHEALTRQIGICWERTADDVVWTPLPLFHFNAITTAVLGPLVWGGRSAIYRRFSVSNFWPEMNRTGATVTSTLGTMAYLLAHDVDRPEMPRSGAPEANTSLRLIGAAPMPVEVDDVIRERFGVTTFSGAYGVTEASLISWQPHGVRNKPNAAGVINDEYFDVRIFDDDDNEVPRGTEGEIVIRPKRPEVMFAGYWGRPEATVATSRNWWYHTGDIGLVDDEDFLFFVDRKADYLRRRGENISSFEVERILMGHGALADVAVHAVLSELTEDDLKVTATVAEGQAVTEEELFRWCVDELPYFALPRYIEFRAELPRSPVGRVLKRELRDEGVTDATWDVDAAGITYDKR is encoded by the coding sequence ATGGCTGGCGACGTCTGGGTGAGTGGCGAGCAGACCACGATCATCGAGCTGTTGGAGCATCGACTCGAGACGGATCCCTCGAGCGAGTACCTCGACGTGTGCGGCACCAAGGTGTCCGCCGCCGAGGTGCACGACACGGCGCGCCGCCTGGCCACGGCGCTCGCCGACCTGGGGGTGACCAAGGGCGACCGGGTGGCGACGCTCATCGAGAACTCCGCCGAGGCGATGTTGGCCTGGTGGGGGATCGTGTGGACCGGCGCCATCGCCGTGCCCGTCAACACCGCCTACAAGGGCGACTACCTGCGCCACCAGCTGCACGACTCGGGCGCCACCGTGCTGGTGGTCGAGGCCGATCTGGCCGACCGGGCCCAGCGGGTCGCACCGGACCTGCCGGACCTGGGCCACGTGGTGGTCATCGCCGCGGAGACGCCGACCATGGGGTCGGCGACGGTCCACACCTGGGCCGACCTGCTCACCGCCGACGCCGCCCCGCCGAGCGTCGACATCCGCCCGTCGGATCTGGGCACCTTCATCTACACCGGCGGCACCACCGGTCCGTCCAAGGGCTGCATGCTCAGCCACAACTACCACGAGGCCCTGACCCGCCAGATCGGGATCTGCTGGGAGCGCACCGCCGACGACGTGGTGTGGACGCCGCTGCCGCTGTTCCACTTCAACGCCATCACCACCGCGGTGCTCGGCCCGTTGGTGTGGGGCGGGCGCTCGGCCATCTACCGGCGGTTCTCGGTGTCGAACTTCTGGCCGGAGATGAACCGCACCGGGGCCACCGTCACCTCCACGTTGGGGACCATGGCCTACCTCCTGGCCCACGACGTCGACCGCCCCGAGATGCCCCGGTCGGGGGCACCGGAGGCCAACACGTCGCTGCGGCTCATCGGTGCCGCCCCGATGCCCGTCGAGGTCGACGACGTCATCCGCGAGCGCTTCGGGGTCACCACCTTCAGCGGCGCCTACGGCGTCACCGAGGCCAGCCTCATCTCCTGGCAGCCCCACGGCGTACGCAACAAGCCCAACGCCGCTGGCGTCATCAACGACGAGTACTTCGACGTGCGCATCTTCGACGACGACGACAACGAGGTGCCGCGCGGAACCGAGGGCGAGATCGTCATCCGGCCCAAGCGCCCCGAGGTGATGTTTGCCGGCTACTGGGGTCGGCCCGAGGCCACCGTGGCCACCAGCCGCAACTGGTGGTACCACACCGGCGACATCGGCCTCGTCGACGACGAGGACTTCCTCTTCTTCGTCGACCGCAAGGCCGACTACCTGCGCCGCCGGGGCGAGAACATCTCCAGCTTCGAGGTCGAGCGCATCCTCATGGGCCATGGCGCCCTCGCCGACGTCGCCGTGCACGCCGTGCTCAGCGAGCTCACCGAGGACGACCTCAAGGTCACCGCCACCGTCGCCGAGGGCCAGGCCGTCACCGAGGAAGAGCTCTTCCGTTGGTGCGTCGACGAGCTCC
- a CDS encoding SDR family oxidoreductase: MAQSLSLDGVRVLVVGASSGIGRAYASCAHALGAEVCVSSRRADALQDLCDELGAGHVVAADVTEPGKAEEVVARAVALMGGLDVVLYSAGFATLRPLRETQVDDWTAAYQVNVVGPSMVAQAAVEVLSPEGIVSFISSESAGEVRWGLAPYASSKAALDTAIRYWRHEHPERRFQRVIMGATMPTGFGDLMGASEHLATALERWAAVGISGTVMHVDDVGRQLAEITALMLAHPEIDVPDIYLDPRGEALR; encoded by the coding sequence ATGGCGCAGTCGTTGTCGCTGGACGGGGTGAGGGTGCTGGTCGTCGGGGCCTCGTCGGGCATCGGGCGGGCCTACGCCTCGTGCGCCCACGCGCTCGGCGCCGAGGTGTGCGTGAGCTCGCGACGGGCCGACGCCCTCCAGGACCTGTGCGACGAGCTCGGCGCCGGTCACGTGGTGGCCGCCGACGTCACCGAGCCCGGGAAGGCCGAGGAGGTCGTCGCCCGGGCCGTGGCGCTCATGGGCGGCCTCGACGTCGTGCTCTACTCCGCCGGCTTCGCCACGCTGCGACCCCTCCGTGAGACCCAGGTCGACGACTGGACGGCGGCGTACCAGGTGAACGTGGTGGGCCCGTCGATGGTGGCCCAGGCGGCCGTAGAGGTGCTCTCCCCCGAGGGCATCGTGTCGTTCATCTCCTCGGAGTCCGCTGGTGAGGTGCGCTGGGGCCTGGCGCCCTACGCGTCATCCAAGGCGGCCCTTGACACCGCCATCCGGTACTGGCGCCACGAGCACCCCGAACGCCGCTTCCAGCGGGTGATCATGGGGGCCACCATGCCGACCGGGTTCGGCGACCTGATGGGCGCCTCCGAACACCTGGCGACCGCGCTCGAGCGCTGGGCCGCGGTGGGCATCTCGGGCACCGTGATGCACGTCGACGACGTCGGCCGTCAGCTGGCGGAGATCACCGCCTTGATGCTGGCGCACCCCGAGATCGACGTGCCCGACATCTACCTCGACCCACGAGGCGAGGCCCTGCGCTGA
- a CDS encoding FadD3 family acyl-CoA ligase produces the protein MTDEIPVPDDLPTTVGGALERAARRFPELEALVEGDLRLSYPQLLDAVDDAGRALVASGIEPGDRVAMWAPNCAEWVVAASAVHRVGAVLVPLNTRFKGPEAAYILNTSRARLLFTVSDFLDTDYVEMLGDRGDVPSVEEVVVLRGPARGDTVGWSDFLARAASVAPDAAAERAAAIDGDDMASILFTSGTTGAPKGAPMLHRSLVRAYWSWASVVGLEEGDRYLIVNPFFHSFGLNSGILAAYLKGATIIPHAVFDVPAVMKRVEEEKVTMLPGPPAIYQTMLDHPNLNDHDLSSLRLSVTGAAAVPVEMIRRMREELTFKTIVTGYGLTEVHGIATMCRHGDDPEIISQTSGRAIPDVEVRVIDEDGNPLPAGQAGEVVVRGYVVMPGYFENPEATAETIDADGWLHTGDIGVMDDAGNLTITDRIKDMFIVGGFNAYPAEIEGVILRHPAVNQVAVVGVPDRRMGEVGMAFLVLRPGAELSEEELVAWCREQMANYKVPRHVRIVESLPMNASNKVLKFQLRDEGIASLDS, from the coding sequence GTGACTGACGAGATCCCCGTTCCCGACGACCTGCCCACCACCGTCGGCGGCGCCCTCGAGCGAGCGGCCCGCCGGTTCCCGGAGCTCGAGGCCCTCGTGGAGGGCGATCTCCGCCTCAGCTACCCGCAGCTGCTCGACGCCGTCGACGACGCGGGCCGAGCCCTCGTCGCCAGCGGCATCGAGCCCGGCGATCGGGTGGCGATGTGGGCCCCCAACTGCGCCGAGTGGGTCGTCGCCGCCTCGGCCGTTCACCGCGTCGGCGCCGTGCTGGTGCCGCTCAACACCCGGTTCAAGGGGCCCGAGGCGGCCTACATCCTCAACACCTCGCGCGCCCGGCTGCTGTTCACGGTGTCGGACTTCCTCGACACCGACTACGTCGAGATGCTGGGCGACCGCGGCGACGTGCCGTCGGTGGAGGAGGTCGTCGTGCTGAGGGGCCCGGCCCGTGGCGACACCGTCGGGTGGTCGGACTTCCTCGCCCGCGCCGCCTCGGTGGCACCCGACGCCGCCGCCGAACGGGCCGCCGCCATCGACGGCGACGACATGGCCAGCATCTTGTTCACCTCGGGCACCACCGGCGCCCCCAAGGGAGCCCCCATGCTGCACCGCAGCCTGGTGCGGGCCTACTGGTCGTGGGCCAGCGTGGTGGGCCTGGAGGAGGGCGACCGGTACCTGATCGTCAACCCCTTCTTCCACTCCTTCGGCCTCAACTCGGGCATCCTGGCCGCCTACCTCAAGGGCGCCACGATCATCCCCCATGCCGTGTTCGACGTCCCGGCGGTGATGAAGCGGGTCGAGGAGGAGAAGGTCACCATGCTCCCCGGACCCCCGGCCATCTACCAGACGATGCTCGACCACCCGAACCTCAACGACCACGACCTGTCGTCGCTGCGCCTGTCGGTCACCGGGGCGGCGGCGGTGCCGGTGGAGATGATCCGGCGCATGCGCGAGGAGCTCACGTTCAAGACCATCGTCACCGGCTACGGCCTCACCGAGGTCCACGGCATCGCCACCATGTGCCGCCACGGCGACGACCCCGAGATCATCTCGCAGACCTCCGGGCGGGCCATCCCCGACGTGGAGGTGCGCGTGATCGACGAGGACGGCAACCCCCTCCCCGCCGGCCAGGCCGGCGAGGTCGTCGTGCGGGGCTACGTGGTCATGCCCGGGTACTTCGAGAACCCCGAGGCGACGGCCGAGACCATCGACGCCGACGGGTGGTTGCACACCGGCGACATCGGGGTCATGGACGATGCCGGCAACCTCACCATCACCGACCGCATCAAGGACATGTTCATCGTGGGCGGCTTCAACGCCTATCCCGCCGAGATCGAGGGCGTCATCCTGCGCCACCCCGCCGTGAACCAGGTGGCGGTCGTCGGGGTGCCCGACCGCCGCATGGGCGAGGTGGGCATGGCCTTCCTGGTGCTGCGCCCGGGTGCGGAGCTCTCCGAGGAGGAGCTGGTGGCCTGGTGCCGCGAGCAGATGGCCAACTACAAGGTGCCGCGGCACGTGCGCATCGTCGAGTCGCTCCCGATGAACGCCAGCAACAAGGTGCTCAAGTTCCAGCTGCGCGACGAGGGCATCGCCTCCCTCGACAGCTGA
- a CDS encoding class II aldolase/adducin family protein, whose translation MAFTPTAEKLLPDVTPREELALLARALWREGYNDHLAGHITINQGDGTLLCNPWLITWDELRPEQVIRIDLEGNVVEGDWPVPLGIPLHLELHKLRTDVGVAMHSHPLYGTVWADMGEVPPALDQSSSLGGGELVLVDEYEGAVDNANAARAAVEAMGGAELALLAGHGVFVLGSTVRAVHQRAVALEQRCQRAWHVRAAGGELRTSLPASWLDRMAKSDGNGFIGFWEAMVRAELRADPSLLDGRA comes from the coding sequence ATGGCCTTCACCCCGACCGCCGAGAAGCTGCTGCCGGACGTCACGCCCCGCGAAGAGCTGGCGCTGCTGGCCCGGGCCCTGTGGCGCGAGGGGTACAACGACCACCTCGCCGGCCACATCACCATCAACCAGGGCGACGGCACCCTGCTGTGCAACCCCTGGCTGATCACCTGGGACGAGCTGCGGCCCGAGCAGGTGATCCGCATCGACCTCGAGGGCAACGTGGTCGAGGGCGACTGGCCGGTGCCCCTCGGGATCCCCCTGCACCTCGAGCTGCACAAGCTCCGCACCGACGTGGGGGTGGCCATGCACAGCCACCCGCTCTACGGCACCGTGTGGGCCGACATGGGCGAGGTGCCCCCGGCGCTCGACCAGAGCTCGAGCCTCGGCGGCGGCGAGCTGGTGCTCGTCGACGAGTACGAGGGCGCGGTCGACAACGCCAATGCGGCGCGGGCGGCGGTGGAGGCCATGGGCGGCGCCGAGCTGGCGTTGCTGGCCGGCCACGGCGTGTTCGTGCTCGGCTCCACCGTGCGGGCCGTGCACCAGCGGGCGGTGGCGCTCGAGCAGCGCTGCCAGCGGGCCTGGCACGTGCGGGCCGCCGGCGGGGAGCTGCGCACCTCGCTGCCGGCCTCGTGGCTCGACCGCATGGCCAAGAGCGACGGCAACGGCTTCATCGGCTTCTGGGAGGCCATGGTCCGCGCCGAGCTGCGGGCCGATCCCTCACTCCTCGACGGAAGGGCCTGA
- a CDS encoding Rieske 2Fe-2S domain-containing protein produces MASKRTPFPRPLPIGWFGLARTDEFTEAVTTVEAFGREVVVWFDGEHHHAVDSVCPHLGAHLGVGGRVEEGCLVCPFHEWSFGADGTNVAIPYADRPNRKARLGTYPTMVRNGLLLAWYHPDRDVTPTFEVPQRITDDMVEVGRLDRVVPTVWQEIAENSVDMAHFKSVHGTGQVSPIGEMTMDGPFRTVRSEQVFRSARGDFPGTIESNSCGPGVGIVHFDLMGRVTQVSSTTPIDDESCRVRFTFYTDGSEIAGKIAPGFAAEVERQFDQDIPIWAHKTFLTVPALAPSEKPIMEFRKWADQFYAS; encoded by the coding sequence GTGGCCTCCAAGCGCACCCCGTTCCCCCGCCCCCTGCCGATCGGCTGGTTCGGTCTGGCCCGCACCGACGAGTTCACCGAGGCGGTCACCACGGTGGAGGCTTTCGGACGCGAGGTGGTCGTCTGGTTCGACGGCGAGCACCACCACGCCGTCGACTCCGTGTGCCCCCACCTCGGTGCCCACCTCGGCGTCGGCGGCCGGGTGGAGGAGGGCTGCCTGGTCTGCCCCTTCCACGAGTGGTCGTTCGGGGCCGACGGGACCAACGTCGCCATCCCCTACGCCGACCGACCCAACCGCAAGGCCCGCTTGGGCACCTATCCCACCATGGTGCGCAACGGGCTCCTGCTGGCCTGGTACCACCCCGACCGCGACGTGACGCCCACGTTCGAGGTGCCCCAGCGCATCACCGACGACATGGTCGAGGTGGGCCGCCTCGACCGCGTGGTGCCCACCGTGTGGCAGGAGATCGCCGAGAACTCCGTCGACATGGCCCACTTCAAGTCGGTCCACGGCACCGGCCAGGTGAGCCCCATCGGAGAGATGACGATGGACGGCCCCTTCCGCACCGTGCGCAGCGAGCAGGTGTTCCGCTCGGCCCGGGGCGACTTCCCCGGCACCATCGAGTCCAACAGCTGCGGCCCGGGCGTGGGCATCGTCCACTTCGACCTCATGGGCCGGGTCACCCAGGTGTCGTCCACCACCCCGATCGACGACGAGTCGTGCCGGGTGCGCTTCACCTTCTACACCGACGGCAGCGAGATCGCCGGCAAGATCGCGCCCGGGTTCGCCGCCGAGGTCGAGCGCCAGTTCGACCAGGACATCCCGATCTGGGCCCACAAGACGTTCCTGACGGTGCCCGCCCTGGCCCCCAGCGAGAAGCCGATCATGGAGTTCCGCAAGTGGGCCGACCAGTTCTACGCATCCTGA